A section of the Saccopteryx leptura isolate mSacLep1 chromosome 6, mSacLep1_pri_phased_curated, whole genome shotgun sequence genome encodes:
- the CDH24 gene encoding cadherin-24, with the protein MWGLVRLLLAWLGGWGCIGYLAAPARAWAGSRKGPGPALLRTRRSWVWNQFFVIEEYAGPEPVLIGKLHSDVDRGEGRTKYLLTGEGAGTVFVIDEATGNIHVTKSLDREEKAQYVLLAQAVDRASNRPLEPPSEFIIKVQDINDNPPIFPLGPYHATVPEMSNVGTSVIQVTAHDADDPSYGNSAKLVYTVLDGLPFFSVDPQTGVVRTAIPNMDRETQEEFLVVIQAKDMGGHMGGLSGSTTVTVTLSDVNDNPPKFPQSLYQFSVVETAGPGTLVGRLQAQDPDLGDNALMAYSILDGEGSEAFSISTDAQGRDGLLTVRKPLDFESRHSYTFRVEATNTLIDPAYLRRGPFKDVASVRIAVQDAPEPPAFTQAAYHLAVPENKAPGTLVGQVSATDLDSPASPIRYSILPHSDAERCFSIEPEDGTIRTAVSLDREAHVWHNLTVLATELDSSAQASRVQVAIQTLDENDNAPQLAEPYDTFVCDSAAPGQLIQVIRALDRDEAGNSSRVSLQGPLGPDANFTVRDNRDGSASLLLPSRPAPPRQTPYLVPIELWDWGTPALSSTATVTVSMCRCRPDGSVASCRPEAQLSPAGLSTGALLAIVTCVGTLLALVVLFVALRHQKQEALMVLEEEDVRENIITYDDEGGGEEDTEAFDISALQNPDGAALAAPGPPARRDVLPRSRAPRQPRPPGPADVAQLLALRLSEADEDPSVPPYDSVQVYGYEGRGSSCGSLSSLGSEAGAPGPTEPLDDWGPLFRTLAELYGAKEPPAP; encoded by the exons ATGTGGGGCCTAGTGAGGCTCCTGCTggcctggctgggtggctggggCTGCATAGGATACCTGGCAGCCCCAGCCCGGGCCTGGGCAGGGTCCCGTAAGGGCCCAGGGCCAGCATTGCTGCGAACCCGAAGGAGCTGGGTGTGGAACCAGTTTTTTGTCATCGAAGAATATGCCGGTCCAGAACCTGTCCTCATTGGCAAG CTGCACTCGGATGTGGACCGGGGTGAGGGCCGTACCAAGTACCTGCTGACCGGGGAGGGGGCAGGCACCGTGTTTGTGATTGATGAGGCCACAGGCAATATTCATGTCACCAAGAGCCTGGACCGGGAGGAGAAGGCACAGTATGTGCTACTGGCCCAAGCCGTGGACCGAGCCTCCAaccgtcccctggagcccccaTCAGAGTTCATCATCAAGGTGCAAGATATCAACGATAATCCCCCCATCTTTCCCCTTGGGCCCTACCATGCCACAGTGCCCGAGATGTCCAACGTGG GGACGTCAGTGATCCAGGTGACTGCTCATGACGCCGACGACCCCAGCTATGGGAACAGCGCCAAGCTGGTGTACACTGTGCTGGATGGACTGCCTTTCTTCTCTGTGGACCCCCAGACTG GAGTTGTGCGCACTGCCATCCCCAACATGGACCGAGAGACACAGGAAGAATTCTTAGTGGTGATTCAGGCCAAGGACATGGGCGGCCACATGGGGGGGCTGTCGGGCAGTACTACAGTGACAGTCACCCTCAGCGATGTCAACGACAACCCCCCCAAGTTCCCTCAGA GCCTATACCAGTTCTCAGTGGTGGAAACAGCTGGGCCAGGCACCCTGGTGGGCCGGCTTCAGGCCCAGGACCCAGACCTGGGGGACAACGCCCTCATGGCATACAGCATCCTGGATGGGGAGGGTTCCGAGGCCTTCAGCATCAGCACAGACGCCCAGGGTCGAGATGGGCTCCTCACTGTCCGCAAG CCCCTAGACTTTGAGAGCCGTCACTCCTACACCTTCCGTGTGGAGGCCACCAACACACTCATCGACCCAGCCTACCTTCGGCGAGGGCCCTTCAAGGATGTGGCCTCAGTGCGCATAGCTGTGCAGGATGCCCCAGAACCACCCGCCTTCACCCAGGCTGCCTACCACCTGGCGGTGCCCGAGAACAAGGCTCCTGGGACCCTGGTGGGCCAGGTCTCAGCCACTGACCTGGACTCCCCAGCCAGCCCGATCAG GTACTCCATCCTCCCTCACTCAGATGCAGAGCGCTGCTTCTCCATCGAGCCCGAGGACGGCACCATCCGCACCGCTGTGTCCCTGGACCGCGAGGCTCATGTTTGGCACAACCTCACAGTGTTGGCCACAGAACTCG ACAGCTCCGCACAGGCCTCCCGTGTACAAGTGGCCATCCAGACCTTGGATGAGAATGACAATGCTCCTCAACTGGCTGAGCCCTACGACACCTTTGTGTGTGATTCTGCAGCCCCTGGCCAG CTGATTCAGGTTATCCGGGCCCTGGACAGAGATGAAGCTGGCAACAGTAGCCGGGTCTCCCTTCAAGGTCCTCTGGGCCCCGATGCCAACTTCACTGTCCGGGACAACCGAG ATGGTTCTGCCAGCCTGCTGCTACCCTCTCGTCCTGCTCCACCCCGTCAAACCCCCTACCTGGTTCCCATAGAACTGTGGGACTGGGGGACCCCAGCACTGAGCAGCACAGCCACGGTGACTGTCAGCATGTGCCGCTGCCGAcctgatggctctgtggcatccTGCCGGCCCGAGGCCCAACTCTCACCTGCTGGGCTCAGCACTGGGGCTCTGCTTGCCATTGTCACCTGTGTGGGCACCCTGCTTG CCCTGGTGGTCCTCTTTGTGGCCCTTCGGCACCAGAAACAGGAAGCACTGatggtgctggaggaggaggacgtCCGGGAAAACATCATCACCTATGATGATGAGGGTGGCGGAGAAGAGGACACGGAGGCCTTCGACATCAGTGCCCTTCAGAACCCCGACGGGGCGGCCCTAGCAGCCCCTGGCCCTCCCGCTCGCCGCGATGTGCTGCCCCGGTCCCGGGCCCCGCGCCAGCCCCGGCCCCCGGGGCCCGCGGATGTGGCGCAGCTCCTGGCACTGCGGCTCAGCGAGGCGGACGAGGACCCGAGCGTGCCGCCCTACGACTCGGTGCAAGTGTATGGCTACGAAGGCCGGGGCTCGTCCTGTGGCTCCCTTAGCTCCCTAGGCTCCGAGGCCGGCGCCCCCGGCCCCACGGAGCCGCTGGACGACTGGGGGCCGCTGTTCCGCACCCTGGCCGAGCTATACGGGGCCAAGGAGCCCCCGGCACCCTGA